GGGCGCGTCCTGGTCGCATCGATACTGCAGGTCGTCGAAGGAGGCGATACCTGCGCCCTGATGATGACCGAGACGGCCGAGCAGCGTACCCGCGACCTGGTCGACGAACTGAAGGCGATCGCCCCCGACACTTCGAGCCTGGTCGATGCGGAAATCGCCTTCGGCAGCCCAGGTGACGTGCTGCTGAGCCTGGTCAAACAGCACCACATCGATCACATCGTGATCGGCCACACCGGCCGTGGCACGCTCGCGCGCTGGTTGCTCGGTTCGGTGTCCGACGATGTGCTGAGCCGTGCCCACGTACCGGTGACCGTGGTCAGATAAGTCACCGCAGACCGAGTCGGCGCATGTTCATGCGCCGACATTTTCAGGCCTTATGCTTCCCGACTGGATCTTTGGCACCTGGACGCTTTGACCCCGGGTGCACGCACGGGAGCAATGCTTGGACTACAACCCGACCTCATCCTGGAATGTCGAGCGTCTCGACTTCACACGCATCGATGTCGCCCGGGTGCGACACGACGAGGACATGTTCCTGCTGGTCTGCAGCGCATCGTTCGTGGAGAGCGGATCGGACCTGTACACCCGCAGCCTGATCGCACACTTCGAGCGCGACCGGGAGCTGCGCGACTGGCTGAGCCAGCACTGGGAACGCGAGGAATTGCAGCATGGCCGCGCACTGGCCACCTACGTGCGCCACGTCTGGCCCGAATTCGACTGGGACGGCGCATTCAAGGGTTTCTTGGCCGACTACGGCGCGATCTGCACTGCCGCCCAGCTCGAATCCAGCCGGGGCCTGGAACTGGCCGCCCGCTGCGTGGTGGAGACCGGCACGGCCAGCCTGTACCGCGCCCTCAACGACCTCGCCGACGAACCGGTGCTGCGCGAACTGACCGGCTGCATCAAGAGCGACGAGGTGCGCCACTACAAGCACTTCTACCAGCACTTCCTGCGTTACCGCGAGCAGGAAGGGCTGGGCCGCTACCGGGTATTCCGCGCGATCCTGCGGCGGGTCAACGAAATCCGCCGCGAAGACGCCGACATGGCACTGCGCCACGTGTTCAACCAGTGCTACCCCGGGCAAGGCGTGGACGAGGTGGCCTTCCGGCGCGTTGCCGCACGCACGCAGGCGCTGCTGCGGCAACACATGCCCGCCGAGATGACCATGAAAATGCTGCTCAAGCCACTGGCCTTGCCGGCACGGTTGCAGAACGCGCTGGAACGTCCATTGACGAGCCTGAGCAGGAAGCTGTTCCTGGCCTGACCTGCAGCCGGCGCCGCCGCTTCAGTCGCTCTTCGGCGCGGCCGCCGGCCGCGGCCTGCTGTCGATTTCGCGCTGTTTCGCCTGCTCGATCTTCAGCTTCGACACGTCGACCGGTCGGATATGCATGATGGTGCAGGGAATGTATCCCCGCCCCGTATAGACCCGGTCGAAGCGTGCCGACACCTGCCCGATGTACGAACTGAGGCCGATCGCATTGGCAAACTCCAGATTCTGGCAGGCGCCATCCAGATCGAGCAGCCAAGCCTTGTCCGGCCGGGTGTAGACCACCAGCCGGGTCTCGCTCAGCGGCTCCCACGACCACATCGGCGCGAAGAAACGGAAGCTGTCCACCGGCGCGCCTGCAGCCGCCTCGTAAGCGGCCAGGCGTTGCTGCTCGCGTTGTGCAAGCGGCACGCTCGAACAGGCGGCGACCAGGCCCGCCAACGCAACGGCGATCGTCAGACGCATACGTGACATCACGGTACCTCCTGGGGGAACCCTGCACACAACGCGCCAATCCGTCCGGCGTGTACGCGGTTATTTGCGCTTGGCCGCGTGCTTGTGCATGGTCACCTTCTGCCATTGGGATGGCTGGAAGCCTGCCACCTCGTAGGTGAGCGTTTCGTGCTTGTCGCCATCCTGCAGGACCACGTCCATGGTGATCTTCTTGGTCTTTTCCAGCGCATCAATGAAGGCCTGGTCATCGCGGATGAACACCGCCGGCTCGCCGCCGTCAGGCCGGTAGGCCCTCAACTTGCGATGCTTGCCATCGAAGGTGGCCGGAATCAGGCAGTTGCCCTTGCACGCGAAACCCTTGCCGCTGCCGAACAGGAACACGCTCTGGCCCCAGTCCGAGTGCCGGCGCAGCACCAGACGCACGGCATCATTGCCGGCCGGCGTGCTGCTGTAGATCGCGGCCGTGGACTGCGTACCGCCCTCCATCGGCCCCACCTGGTAGAGCCACAGTCCCTGCAGGCGGCGCGTCTCGCTGACAGCCTGCCAGCGCTTCTGCACCGCCGGTAGGCTCTGCGCCACTTCCTTGGCTGCCGCAGTGCCCGGGAAGCGGTCCTCGATGTCCTGTCCCAGCGACGAGGCCATCTGATCGTTCTTGATCTTCAGCAGCTCGCGGTAGGTGGACAGTTCCTTGGCGGCCTGCGCCTCTTTCGCCTTCGCCTGCGCCTGTGCGGCAGTCATCGAGGGCGCCCCGCTGCCCTGCTGCGAACAACCGGCCAGCGCCAGCACACCGCATACGGCGGCTGCCGTGAGAGAAAGACGAAAGGTCGACCTGATCATCGCTGCTGCACCCATGCGCGTGAAAAACAGCGCCTAGCTTGGAACGAGCCACCGCCGCAGCGCAACCGGCGCGACGATCAGGCCGCCGGCACCGGCTGGCCGAAGCGCTCGCGCAGCGCGCCGCGATAGCGACGGCTGCACGGGATCGTCGCACCATCGCGCAGGTGCAGCCGGGCATCACCGGTATCGAGCGGCTCGATCTCGGCAAGGTAGTCCAGGTTCACGGCGTAGCTGCGGTGCACGCGCACGAAACGCGCCGGATCGAGCCGCTCATCGATGCCGGCCATGGTGGCGCGCAGCGGGTAGTCGCGCCCGCAGACATGCAGGTTCACGTAGTTGCCAGCAGCCTGCAGCCACTCGATCTCGCTGGCGTTGACCAGGAATTCCTTGCCCAGCTTACGCACCAGGAAGCGCTCGGGCCGGTCTACCGGTTCCACTGGCGGCCCCTCGTCCGGCTCGGCGAGCAGCCGCGCCTCACCCTGCCAGCGCATCAGCACCAGCCGCCAGAGCATCACCATCGCGATGATGAAGAAGTAGGTGCGGATGTCCTTTAGATATTCGTAGCCGAAGTCGGGCCACCAGGCGCCACGCTCGCCTGGCCACCAGGCGCCGAACTGGTAGCGCTGGCCCATCGCGGCGTAGGCGAGCTTGCGCACTGCCACCATGCCGGCCACGTGGCACAGGCTGAAGGCCACGCTGGCGACTAAATGCCGCGCCAGATTGCCGGCCCAGCGGTCCCGCTGCAGCGGCCAGCGCCGCAGCGCCAGCAGCACCATCGGAATCAGCAGCAGGATCAGCAGCGCGCTGCTGCCCTCCCATACCCAGGGCTCCCAGCCGGGCAGGCGCGCGTTGTCGATCCGTGCCACCACGCCGTTGAACACGGTGTTGACCAGCACCAGCAGCACCAGCGCCGCGATGCCCGCCGGCCGCCGCCAGCGCTGGAAATCCTGGTAGGTGAAGCCGGAGCGGGTCTGCATCCGCGGCATTCTACGCGCCGCAGCCCACCCCTGGCCTCCGCCGTTCGTCCCAGCGGCGGCGCCGCCCGTCATCTGGCGATGGATCGGGGCCGCCGTCCGTTCCAGCATGGGCCTCCCGACGTCTCTGCTCCGGAAGGATTCGCCATGAATCGACGCGACCTGCTCAAAGCCGCCCTCGCCGCCCCACTGCTCCCGCTGCTGGCGCGGGCGGGCGCCCTGCTTCCCGAAACCGTCGGCGCCATCGGCGGCATCGGCGGCCCGGCAGGGCGCACCCTCGCCCGCATACGCCCCGGGCAGGCCAGCTGGCCGGCATCCGCCGAATGGGACGCGCTGCGCCGGGCCGTGGGCGGCCGGCTGCTGCAGCCGGTCTCGCCGTTCGCCCATTGCCCGTCCGACGCCTGCAGCGCGGCCCTGCACCAGTTGGACAACCCGTTCGCATTGGGGGACGACCCTGCGCTGACCCAGACCAGCGGCTGGGCCGACGCCTGGACCTCGCGTCCCAGCGCCTGGGCGGTGGCGGCCGAATGCACCGCCGACGTGGTCGCCGCGGTGAACTTCGCCCGCCAGCACCGCCTGCGGCTGGTGGTGAAGGGTGGCGGGCACAGCTATCAGGGCACGTCCGATGCCCCCGATTCGCTGCTGGTCTGGCCGCGTCACATGAACAAGGTGACGCTGCACGACGCCTTCGTACCCCGCCACGGCGCCGGCCAGGTGGCGCCGGTGCCGGCGGTGACGCTGGAGGCTGGCGCACTGTGGATCGATGCCTACCACGCCGTCACCACCCTGGGCGGACGCTACGTGCAGGGTGGCGGCTGCACGACGGTCGGCGTGGCGGGCCTGGTGCAGAGCGGCGGCTTCGGCAGCTTTTCCAAGCGCTACGGCAGCGCGGCCGGCAACCTGCTGGAGGCCGAAGTGGTCACTGCCGACGGCGTGGTGCGTGTGGTCAACGCCCACAGCGAGCCCGAACTTTTCTGGGCCATCAAGGGCGGCGGCGGCGGCAGCCTGGGCGTGGTGACCCGGCTGACCCTGCGCACGTTCGACCTGCCCGATTACTTCGGTGCCGTCTTCGGGCGCATCGAAGCCGCCACGCCGGATGCCTACCGCGCGCTGATCCGGCACTTCGTGGCGTTCTACCGCAAGATGCTGTTCAACCCGCACTGGGGCGAGCAGGCAGGCTTCCACAACGGCAACACCCTGAAGCTCGCGATGGTGTTCCAGGGCCTGACCGAGGCTGAGGCCAGGCAGACTTGGGCGCCGTTCCTGGCCTGGGTGAAGGCGCGGGGCGAATACACCGTCAGCGAACCACTGGCGGTCGCCGCGATTCCCGCGCGCCATTTCTGGGACGCGGACTACTTTCGCCGGCACGCGCCGCAATATGCCGTGCCCGACAACCGCCCGGGCGCGCCCGCCTATCACATGGTCTGGCGCAACGACGTGGACCAGGTGGGCTGGTTCATCCACGGCTACCGCTCCGCCTGGCTGCCCGCCGCCTTGCTGCGGCCTGCACGTGAAGCGGAGCTCGCCGATGCCCTTTTCGCCGCCTCGCAGCAGTACGACTTCGCGCTGCACTTCAACAAGGGCCTGGCCGGAGCCCCGGCCGACGCCGTCGACCGCGCACGCGACACCGCCACCCACCCGCACATGCTGGACGCCTTCGCGCTGGCGATCTGCGCTGACGGCGGAGCGCCCGCGTTCCCCGGCATGCCGGGCCCCAGCCCCGACCTGACCCGTGCACGCCGGCAGGCCACGAAGATCGACCACGCCATGGATGCGCTGCTCGAGGTCGCACCGGATGCGGGCTCGTACGTGTCCGAGAGCGACTATTTCCTGCG
This window of the Dyella sp. A6 genome carries:
- a CDS encoding universal stress protein, which translates into the protein MLKHLLVGYDGSESSQQAFRLAMEMARANQGRVLVASILQVVEGGDTCALMMTETAEQRTRDLVDELKAIAPDTSSLVDAEIAFGSPGDVLLSLVKQHHIDHIVIGHTGRGTLARWLLGSVSDDVLSRAHVPVTVVR
- a CDS encoding ferritin-like domain-containing protein, giving the protein MDYNPTSSWNVERLDFTRIDVARVRHDEDMFLLVCSASFVESGSDLYTRSLIAHFERDRELRDWLSQHWEREELQHGRALATYVRHVWPEFDWDGAFKGFLADYGAICTAAQLESSRGLELAARCVVETGTASLYRALNDLADEPVLRELTGCIKSDEVRHYKHFYQHFLRYREQEGLGRYRVFRAILRRVNEIRREDADMALRHVFNQCYPGQGVDEVAFRRVAARTQALLRQHMPAEMTMKMLLKPLALPARLQNALERPLTSLSRKLFLA
- a CDS encoding DUF6491 family protein, which produces MSRMRLTIAVALAGLVAACSSVPLAQREQQRLAAYEAAAGAPVDSFRFFAPMWSWEPLSETRLVVYTRPDKAWLLDLDGACQNLEFANAIGLSSYIGQVSARFDRVYTGRGYIPCTIMHIRPVDVSKLKIEQAKQREIDSRPRPAAAPKSD
- a CDS encoding LytTR family DNA-binding domain-containing protein, producing the protein MQTRSGFTYQDFQRWRRPAGIAALVLLVLVNTVFNGVVARIDNARLPGWEPWVWEGSSALLILLLIPMVLLALRRWPLQRDRWAGNLARHLVASVAFSLCHVAGMVAVRKLAYAAMGQRYQFGAWWPGERGAWWPDFGYEYLKDIRTYFFIIAMVMLWRLVLMRWQGEARLLAEPDEGPPVEPVDRPERFLVRKLGKEFLVNASEIEWLQAAGNYVNLHVCGRDYPLRATMAGIDERLDPARFVRVHRSYAVNLDYLAEIEPLDTGDARLHLRDGATIPCSRRYRGALRERFGQPVPAA
- a CDS encoding FAD-binding oxidoreductase gives rise to the protein MNRRDLLKAALAAPLLPLLARAGALLPETVGAIGGIGGPAGRTLARIRPGQASWPASAEWDALRRAVGGRLLQPVSPFAHCPSDACSAALHQLDNPFALGDDPALTQTSGWADAWTSRPSAWAVAAECTADVVAAVNFARQHRLRLVVKGGGHSYQGTSDAPDSLLVWPRHMNKVTLHDAFVPRHGAGQVAPVPAVTLEAGALWIDAYHAVTTLGGRYVQGGGCTTVGVAGLVQSGGFGSFSKRYGSAAGNLLEAEVVTADGVVRVVNAHSEPELFWAIKGGGGGSLGVVTRLTLRTFDLPDYFGAVFGRIEAATPDAYRALIRHFVAFYRKMLFNPHWGEQAGFHNGNTLKLAMVFQGLTEAEARQTWAPFLAWVKARGEYTVSEPLAVAAIPARHFWDADYFRRHAPQYAVPDNRPGAPAYHMVWRNDVDQVGWFIHGYRSAWLPAALLRPAREAELADALFAASQQYDFALHFNKGLAGAPADAVDRARDTATHPHMLDAFALAICADGGAPAFPGMPGPSPDLTRARRQATKIDHAMDALLEVAPDAGSYVSESDYFLRDWQQRFWGPNYRRLAAAKRRYDPDGLFFVHHGVGSEDWSADGFTRQR